The proteins below come from a single Aquarana catesbeiana isolate 2022-GZ linkage group LG12, ASM4218655v1, whole genome shotgun sequence genomic window:
- the LOC141113564 gene encoding uncharacterized protein, with protein sequence MQYTQKKKPQIRAPPPNSRKDKRRFQHKELQNIEFQSNRDDVHYNKYRKNHTSSRKMGYTQQTRKKRKLQDSPPKKMSIQDRNKEAMKLSGKLENKADNYVLVADFVKKFRDGIIRLKENKVTNNLQIRICELDDTMFLGENYRLESWGEVYLSKPTKLEILGLLESSQGMALFPQCIVLVGEERHIYCYRNEVLYLFANSLKELLQDGVPNIDTYYDYPDDISDEEEEVLQNDKEVQRLRQVTKEFIDKDADEFNDFYAQFIL encoded by the exons atgcaatacacccaaaaaaaaaaaccccaaatcagAGCTCCACCACCCAACAGCAGAAAGGATAAACGAAG GTTTCAACACAAGGAACTGCAAAACATTGAATTTCAGTCCAACAGAGATGATGTTCACTATAACAAGTACAGGAAGAACCACACCAGCAG TAGGAAAATGGGGTATACCCAACAAACCAGAAAGAAAAGGAAGTTGCAAGACTCTCCCCCGAAGAAGATGTCCATTCAAGACCGAAATAAAGAGGCCATGAAGCTCAGTGGCAAGCTGGAAAATAAGG CTGACAACTATGTCCTGGTAGCTGACTTTGTGAAGAAATTTAGGGATGGCATAATACGTCTAAAAGAGAACAAAGTCACAAATAATTTGCAAATACGCATCTGTGAACTGGATGACACAATGTTCTTGGGTGAGAACTATAGGCTTGAGAGCTGGGGAGAggtttacctttctaaaccaaccaAACTGGAAATCCTTGGCTTATTGGAGAGCTCGCAAGGCATGGCTTTATTCCCACAGTGTATAGTTCTTGTGGGTGAAGAAAGACACATCTATTGCTATAGAAATGAAGTGCTTTATCTTTTTGCAAACAGTCTAAAAGAGCTTCTACAAGATGGCGTGCCGAATATCGACACATACTATGACTACCCAGATGACATCAGTGACGAG GAAGAGGAAGTCCTTCAGAACGATAAAGAGGTCCAGAGGCTAAGACAGGTTACCAAAGAATTCATTGACAAAGATGCAGATGAATTTAATGACTTCTATGCACAGTTTATTTTATAG